The region TATAAAGTGTAAAGAAGGTGAATTTTGTGGGATTTTTTCCAGTTGCCACTCATCCTTAGTTCTATCATCGCTGACTTCAATTACCTCGATTAGAGAGAGTTCTCCATAACCGTATCTTACATCTCCTCCAATGTAAATAGGGCGGTTTTTCATATTTTTAAGGTAATTTTCATGCTCTTGCTCTTTTAAATTGACGAATCCTATCCAGTGTATTTGCTCGTGTTTTTCTATAGAAAAATCTTTAAAAGGAACTTCCTGTTTGGGATTTGGTAGAATGAAGTCAAGCTCATGTAGACTTTCGTCTTTTGCTCTTCTGCTTAGTGGCTCTATCGCTGTTTGTATAATATTGTCCACTAAGTAGAATCTAAACATGTCTTCGTAAAGACAGTTTGAGTTAATATCAAAGCAGAACATACCTTCTTTATAAGAAGGCTTTAGCAATTTTGTGCCGTTAGCATCGAAACTGGGATAGAAGTTAGTTATTTCTTCGAATAAAGAGCTTGTTTCATCTTTGTCTAATTTAGCCGCCTCATCTTTAAAAAAAATTGAAAAATGGTTAGTTAGAGCTCCCCACATAGTTTGCCCTGGAATGAAGATTGCTGTTTCTTTTATAACACCCCACTTAAATGAACCTATATGAATAGGTTGTTCTTGTCTGAAAACCAATTTATACCAACCCACTGTTAATCTCCTAAACTTTTTGCATGATATCTGGCATAGATAAGAGTCTTTTCTAAAAGTTGTTTGATGAAAAGAAGTTTATGTAGATCTTCAGATATAGATTGAAAATAATTTTCAAAACTCTCTTCTTCGCTTTTTTCTTTTACAAATTTCATTACTCTCATTAATTCGTTGAATAAAGCATGATCATTTATGTCTTTTCGAGATCTTGCCCAAACCCACATAGCATAGACACCATTGTTTGCTAAAACTCCAAGTAGTTTATTTATTTCAGTTTCTTCTAATATTCCTTCCGACACTATTTCATAAGAAATTTTACTTATTAGAGCTTCTAAACTTTCTACCTTTTGGTTAGACATCTTGATTTCCTCCATCTGAATTGTTTTTTTTCTCTTGTAAATTTATTACTAACCTTCCAAAGCCTCTTGTTGTCATACCACCTATACCAAGGGTTTCATAAAAATGTTTGCTGTCCTCTAAAGCATTTTTTAAATCCCCTACTTCAGGAAGGGGGGTTAATTTTTCTTCAATCTCTCCAAAGCTTTTCTTATCGAAGATTCTTATATTTCCGTAAAAGATTGTGCCCCTTGGAATAGCTTCAGATGTGAATAACGCACCTTCTTTTGCCGCACCAGTGATTGGGTCTATAGAAACAGAAGTTCTAACTTCAAGGTTTGAGTTAACTATGTGCGGAAATAAATCTTCGGGAACAATGATTATATCTTTAGGTTCTAATTTAAAGCTACCAAACTCACTTATGTCGTTGGTGAGGCTTATATTATGTTTGCTAGTATCTACTTCCAAATATAACCAGCCTAGATTTAAATGAGAAATATCTTCTTCACTATTGTGAATTCTTATTTTTTTGTCTGTAGGTTTACTTTCATCAATTCCTGTCTTTCTCAGTTTTGAAGCTGTTGTTATCCATTTTGTTCCTTTTATTGTAAAAACGGGGAAAAGTATAATTTCCAAATCACTAAAAAATAACATCCCTTGCCAGCTAATATCTTTTTTAGAAAAACCAAAACCTTTACAAACTATACAATGTCCACAGTGCCCTGTATTTTCTACTGAGTCGTTTAAATCTTCAAAATATTTATCAGGAGCTTCATCTTGCCCAGCACATTTAATTCCGATAAATCTATTCCCTTCAAATAGAATCCATTTCTTGTTATTTGAATCTTCTATGTTAAAGATTTGCTTCATAAATTCCTTTCTTTCATTGGAATCTAACGCTGACCAAATTGATTTTCCCTTTGATCTTAGGAATTCGTTCAACTTATTTTTCCTTTCAGATTTATTAATTTTGAATTTATCATTAGAAAAATATTTATGAACCTCTAAGACAACATAATATCTCCAAGTTCCGGCTAAACTGCTACCGGGAATTTTGGGAACATTTGTTATTGGGTCTCTTACAATAGTATTGTCCACCCTACCGATTGTGTATCCACCAGTTCCAATGTAAATTGGGTCGGAAGCCATTGCAAATATTTCTAATTCTTTTACTGGGTTATTATTTCCCGTCCTCTGGCTCATCTTAAACCTCCTTTAACATTGTATGCCAGAATTCAAACATATCTATGAATAGATAAAGGTTTTTTGTGTTAGATAAAGCTTCTCTTAATTTCTCTAAATATTCCTGTGAATTTAAATTTACGTCTATGTCGAAGATTTCCTTAAAAAGTATTCTTCTGTTTATATCATGTAAGTCTAAGTATCTATAAAACATTGGAGCAAACATATAACTGTAATCTGTTCCGAAGTTTTCGTCTTCTATTTCTGGAAGCTTTGAGTATATAAACTCTACGATTTTGAATAATCGACTTCTTTGATAATTTTTCCCCGTAATTAATTTTTTGAACGCTTTAAATTTATCCCAATATTTCTCTATCTCATAAGGTCTATTAGATTTACGCTTAATAGCTCTTTTGTATTTATTGTTTTCATCATAAAAAATATCGTTTTTTCTTGTATTCGTGTCCATGAATTCAAAATCGAAAGTGTTTGAGACTATTTCCACACTACTATTTTGAGGGAATTTGTCTATTGTGCTAATCCATTTTTTCCAATTGTTGTTTGGTTTAATGTAAAAGTTATAATCTTTTTCATACATGTTGTTCCAATAGAGAGAGTAATACCTTTCAGTGTTGTTTATTGATTCTTCTATCGAGGCTAAAGATAATTTTTTCTTTTGATAAATACAGAATTCACTAATACATTTTGACTCATACAATTTATTTATATCTTTAACATCTCTTCTTATCCTTCTTAAAGCTTTCAAATTTACATAAGCAGGTCTTTTATAATGAGAAACCACAATTCCTATATGTAGCGGAAGTTTACCATGCACATATTTAAATTCTCTATTGTATCTTTCCATTACTCCGTCTATAAATTTCTCTAAATACTCTGCAGGGATAACAACTTGATAGCTTTTAGGTGATGGGTCAGTAATTTTAGCAAAAGGTTTATAGGAAATAAATTTGATGGCTTTTATATCGCTACTAGATATTGAAAATAGCTCATTTTTATCATTTGACCTCCTAAATTTTATACTGTGGAAATTAAACTCTTGGAGGAAATTCCTTTCTTGCTCAATAGAGGAAAATAAGTTATTAAGTTTTTCATTTAACTTTTCAATGTTTTCTGGATTACTTTCTTTTCTAAGCTCGCCTAAAATTTCCTTAGACTTATTTCCATATTTTTTTATAAAATCTTCAATACTAGAAATTAAGTAGAATCTAACTTTATTTCCTTTAGGTTGAGCCCAATATAGAAGTCCATCTCCTTCTAATTCTTCTCCAGTGCTTTTAATTTTATTAGCAATATTTTCGTTTTCTATTTCAAAACAAATTCTTTGTTTTCTCCATTTTGGAATATCCAAAATAGTATCCAAATTTATGTGTATATCTTCAAAAAATTCCCTCGTTGTTTCCCAAATTCTTCTAAGTCTAGCAGGTGAAGGGTTTTTTCTGAGTAAAAATTGGAGTAAGAGAATCGCTAAAAGGTCTACAGCAGGGTCGCTTTCACTAGTAAATTCTTCCCATTTTATTTTTTCATTTATCCAATCTATCTTAGAGTTCAAAGAAGTTTCTTTTATCCAGCTTTCCCATTGTGTCCCGAGTATATTATCAAAGAATAGGCTTTCAGCATTTAAATTTCCCACTTTTTTTAATTCTTCATTTCTAGTAAAACTTAAATGTAACCAATCTTTATCTACTCTTTTTTTCTTTGAAATAATATTTTCTTTTATGCTCTCAATAAGTTGTTGACTTTTATTTTCTTCGATTTTTATGATTGTATTCAACAAATTCCCATTCAACCAATCCTCAAGCTCAAATTTTAGGGAAATATAGGCAACTCTATTATTTTTATCTTTTACCTCATCCAGCCAGATGGTTTCACCAGAAATATTATCAATCCATTGGGAAACCTGTTTGTGATGAGTTCTATTATCACAAACTTCACAAATTGTCGGACTATTGTTTTTTTCTTTATCACTTTCGTAAATTAATCTAACCTGGCATATTGGACATATTCCAATAGCTTTTCCTTTTTTAGTTCTTAATAGCCATAAATTCAAATCTTTCTTTCTTTTAGCTTTTAAGAAGTTATTTTTAGCATTTTCTAATAAATAAGAAAGGTTCATTAATCCTCTTGAAGCTTTAGTTAGGAAAATAGCAGGGTAAAATTCATCTTCAGTTTCTCTTTCAAAAATTTCATAAATTTTATTTTCCAGTTCTCTAAGTTCATTTTTTAATTTAGTCATATTTACATTTTCATCTGCTCCTAAATTATCCCCAACTATAAAATAAATTCCTGTTTCATCTCTATAAATTTCATTGCCTATTGGATACTCAACTTCTAAAAGTTTTTTAATCTCTTCATCTATTTTTTCTGTAATTTCTCTATACCACTGGATAGAAGCAAGTTTTAAACCTTTTTCTGCTAGTCCAAATTTGTCATATTGTATTCCTAAAATTCGCCATTTTACCTCTCTGATACTTTCCACTACTTTAGATGTTAAAATATAATTAGATATGAGAGCTTTAAATAAAGAAGAAGTTACAAAAGTTTGTTGCCACAATGAGACTTCATTATTAGGAAATCTATCATCTGATATTAAATTATCTAGATATTTTTTTAATTTTATTTTTAATCCAATGCAATTTTTGTAAATTTCATCTATTTTATTTTGATATTCTTCTTTTTTTGTATCTCCAAGAATAAAAAAGATTTTTTTTATCTCTTTAATTAATTCATCTTTAGTAAAGTCTCCTCTTGTATATTTTGAATCTTTTATAGCTCCAAATGGGTTGGATAAATTGTTAATTTTTTCTGATTTTATATTTGCTTTTTCAAACTGACTATTTGTTATTTCGCTAAGGTTATAGTAGATTTTTAATAAATTATCCCATTTATTCCTCCAATTTTTTAAAAAATCTTTATATAAATAAAATCTTTCACCTAGTATATGAACATCTATACTAAACAAATTTTCTAACTCTAAGTCCATATCTTCTTGTTTATTCAAACCAACTACTTTTTCCCATAAAGCAAATAAACTTCCTATTTCAGCTTTTAAAATTTCACCTCTGTATTGTTCTAATCTATTTAAATCTAATCCTGACATCTTTCCCACCCTTTGTTCTTTGGTTTTTCGGGTAATTCTATATTTTTATCTAAACAAATCTTCTTTTCTGATTCTAAAATTTCAAACCTTCCCCAGCCTAATTTTGTTTTAGCTCCAACTCCTTTGTTTGCTAAAACTTTTAAAGCTTCAATTAAGTTGCCTAAATCTTTCTGGATTTCCTCTCTTAACTCTTCATCTGTTTTCAAAATCCCGTCAAAAGGAATATAAATTAATTGGAAAATTCCTTCTGTTCCTGCTGGGACTACTTCGTAATGAATTGGATTTTTTCCGGCTCTTTTTCTTCTATCGTGAGGATTGATTATTTCAAGAGAAAGTTCATCAAAATAGGTTGGATAAAATATGGCTCTTCCTTTGTGAGTTTGGAATTCTAAAGAAAGATAAGAATAGGAGTTTTTGTATTTTTCCCATACTTTGACAGCAAGTAAGTTACTAATATCTTTATAGTTTTGTGCGTTATTTACATTTTCTATTAGTTCCTGATTTATTTCCAATCCTAACTCAAACAGAACAAATTTTAGAAACTCTTCTTTATATTTTTGTAAATTTTCATGTTCATTCCTTTTGAGTTTATTTTTTAGATACTCCTCCAATGTTTTTATACTTTCTGAACCTGCTCCGAATATTCTTAGAAAACTTTCTATAGCTTTTCGACTGTTTTCTAAAGTATTAGCTTTATTTATTAATTCTCTAAACGCATGGGCTAAAGCTCCTTTCCAGGCAGAGCCTCTAATCATTGGAACTTTGAAATTTGTTTCTTTTAAAATAGGGTTTTGAATTATATAAAATTCATCATCATCTTTTGAAAAATAAGGAGCTTTGAGTTTAAATTTAAACCAAATTGCAAAGGAATATTTAGGAAGTTTTTCTACATAGCTTTGTAGATTTGATAAGTTATTGTTTTCATCATTTTCAAAAATGCCCGAAATCCGTTTTATTTGTTGATTATTACCAATCTCATATTTTTTATTTTTTCTATTCTTAATAGAACCTTTATGATTTTCTAACTCTTTAGTTTTATTCTTCACATAACCAAATTTTAACCTAATAAAACTTTTAAATGAATTTTCTGTTTTTCTGAAAATTTCTCCGCTATTTTCCTTATATTCAACATAAACTTCAAATTTAGCCATCACTTTTACCTTCCAAATTTAGTAATCCGGCAATAGATAAAAATCCTGCTTTCAGTTGTTTATTTTCTTTATGTATAAATGGAAGTATTTTTGAACCTTCTCCTCGCTCGCCCAATAATTTGTGCCTGAATTTTTTCCATTGCATAATATCTTCACATTTATAGCTTTTACCTTTACATTCTATCTCTTTATTTTTTTGAAATTCTTTCCTATTATTAAAACATTCATTTTCAAATTTACTTTTATTATTTTGTTCTTTTTCTTCACAAATATGTCTTAAGCAATCTCTTATATCTAATTTCTTTTTAAGGAGATATTTTATATTTTCATAGATATTACTACTATCGCTATTTTCTGAGAGTCTAAAAATAATAAATCTTTCAGGTATATTTTTTATATTTTCTTTAAAAACTTCCTCTTTTTTACAATTAAATTGAAAATTTTTCTTATTTATATATAAGATTGAAGAATGAGGAGAAGAATTTAAACCAATTTCACAAGATAACACTAGTTCTTTCCAAGAAAAATGAGTTTTGGAAAAATGAGTTTTGTCAAATAATTCAAAATCAGTTTTTCTCCAGTTGTTAATAGGATTATTATTGTTATTTTCTTTTACTTCCAAAACTTCTAACCTCCCATATCCTATATTCCACTTCCCACCCCAAAAGCCGTATTTATCCATAAAAGTTAAAAGTGGATAGAAAATTAGTTCTATAATTTCTTCCTCTACTTCAAAGATAACTTCAAAGTTCCCATAAAAGTATGGTTTAGCGAAATAAAAAACTGACCATGTCTTGTTAGACCTTTGGGGGCAATCTCCGTTTTCTTTAATTTCATAATTTACCTTATTTAAGCATATTCTATTTGGTAAATTGAGTTTATCCCCGAAACAGTAACCGCTTGAGTATTTAATCTCCTTTATTTCTATCAAACTTTTCCAATTTGTTGTCCCAAAGATAATTGAGGGATAAGGTATATCTTGTTCTAATAAACATTTAATTTTATCTTTAAAAGAATTCCCTTTGTTAGCCAAGCAATTTTTAAAATCTTTTCTATTTACTTCTTTTTCAAACCTACCTAATTTGGGGCTAAAGTGTTTTCTTTTACAAATCCCACTAAAATAACAAATAACTTCGAACCAAAATCTTAAACTTCCAATTAAAGAAGAAGGTCGTATTTCACAATTTTCCCGCCAGGCATCGCCCGTCCATAAGGGAGTTATTGTGTTAAATTTTACAGCTATCTCCTTTTTCACCCATCCCTCAGGTTATGGATTTTTTGGGTCAAAAGTTTTATTTAGGATATCATAAGTGTCTCCAATAATCAATCCTTACGGAGGTCTTATGAAGTTTAGGATATTAGCGCAGGAAGGGTTTGCTCGTAGTGCTAGTTTTATGGGAACCCACGGGCAGACGGAAACCCCCTGTTTTATGCCGGTGGGAACTCTCGGAGCGGTTAAGGGGTTAACGTGGGAGCAGGTTAAAGGAATGGGTTATTCCCTCGTTCTTGCCAATGTTTACCACCTTTATCTCAGGCCGGGGTTGGAGGTGATTGAGGCTGCCGGGGGGCTTCACTCTTTTATAGGTTGGAACGGCCTGATTTTAACTGATAGCGGCGGTTTCCAGGTTTTTAGCCTCGGCAGGCTGATGAAGATAAAGGAAGAGGGAATAGAGTTTCGCTCCCACGTAGACGGCAGTAAGCACTTTTTCTCTCCGGAGTTTGTAGTTGAGTTTGAGGAGAGAATAGGCGTTGATATAGGAATGGTTTTAGACGAGTGCACCCCCTACCCTGCAACCTACGAGTACGCAAAGCACTCTATGGAGAGGACTCTCAGGTGGGCTAAGAGGAGCATAGAGGCGAGGACTACCGATAAAACTGCCCTTTTCGGAATTGTTCAGGGAGGGGTTTATGAAGATTTAAGGCTGAAGTGCGTTGAAGAGCTTGTTAAGCTTCCGTTCGACGGGTTTGCCATTGGAGGGCTCAGCGTAGGTGAGCCTAAGGAGGAGATGTACAGGATTACCCGCCTTGTTGCACCGAAGCTTCCCCCTGATAAGCCCCGATACCTGATGGGAGTGGGAACTCCCGAGGATATTTTGGAGGCGGTTGAGGCCGGTGTTGATATGTTCGACTGCGTTATGCCCACGAGGAACGCAAGGAACGGGACGCTGTTTACGAGCAGGGGCAAGATTAACATAAAGGCCGCCAAGTATAGGAAAGATTTCTCCCCTCCGGACCCCGAGTGTGACTGTTACACCTGTAGGAACTTCTCTAAGGCCTATTTAAGGCACCTTTACGCCTCCGGCGAGATGAACGCCTCTATACTGAACACTATCCACAACCTTCACTTTTACGCTAAGTTAATGGAGCGTATAAGGGAGGCGATAAAAGGCGGATACTTTACCGAGTTTAAGAGGGAGTTCTTGGCGAAGTACAGGGGCGGTTAGGTCAGTCGATTGGTGAGAATATAACCTTGTTAACGAGGATTTCTCCCCGTTTTGTTCTCACTACGAGGAACCCTTTTAGCCCTTCGTGGTTTGCGATTTTTTTCAGTAGCTTCCCGATTTCCTTAAAGCACTCTTCCTTCTCTCTGCACTTTAGCACGGCGTCGAGCACTATAACTTCGCCTCTTTTCAGGTAGACTTCAACTTCCCCCTTCTCTTTCAGGGCTTTCCAGAACTCGGAGCTGTTGACTTTTATCCTCTTTTGAACTTCCCTCTCGATGATTTTTACGGTCACGGCTGCCCCCTCTGGGCGTGGTTTCCCGAAATGAATAGAATTTACTCAACAGTTTGTAGAAACCAATTTTACCAGCAGGAGGAAGGTATGTCGGAAGTTCTCAAGGGAAGGGCTTTTAAGTTCGGAGACGACGTTAATACCGACGAGATAATACCGGCCCGTTACCTTAACACTTCGGACCCTAAGGAGCTTGCAAAGCACGTTATGGAGGACGCAGACCCCGAGTTTCCCAAAAAGGTTCAGCCCGGGGATATTATCGTTGCCGGTAAGAACTTCGGCTGCGGCTCTTCGAGGGAGCACGCTCCCATAGCCATTAAGGCGGCCGGTGTTTCTGCGGTTATAGCCAAGTCTTTCGCGAGGATTTTCTACAGGAACGCAATCAACATCGGCCTTCCGATTTTTGAGTCTCCCGAGGCTGTTGAGGGGATTGAAGAGGGTGATGTTGTTGAAATCAACCCAGAAACCGGAGTGATAAGGAATTTGACTAAGGGGACCGAGTTTAAGGCCACCCCGATTCCCGAGGATATAAGGAAGATTATGGAGGCCGGCGGCCTTATGGAATACGCCAAGCAGAAGTTGGGATTAAAGTAGGAGGTGAGAAGGTGCGTAAGTTCAAGATTGCAGTTCTGCCCGGTGATGGTATAGGTCCGGAGATTGTAAAGCAGGCCGTAAAGGTTATGGAGGCTGCTGCCGAGAAGTTCGGTTTCGGCCTTGAGCTCAACTACGGCCTCATCGGCGGCGCCGCGATAGACGAAACCGGCGTTCCTTTCCCCGAGGAGACAAAGGAGCTCATTCTGTCGTCTGACGCGGTTCTCCTCGGAGCCGTTGGAGGGCCCAAGTGGGATAACCTCCCCTTTGAGATAAGGCCCGAGAGGGCGCTTTTGGGGATGAGGAAGCTCCTTAACGCCTTCGCCAACCTGCGCCCCGCAAGGCTCTACGATGAGCTCATAGACGCTTCCACTTTAAAGCCCGAGGTTGTAAGGGGCGTAGACATTATGGTTATAAGGGAGCTGACGAGCGGCATTTACTTTGGTATCCCGAAGGGGATATTCGTAGACGGCGACGAGAGGGTGGGAATCAACACCCTTCGCTACTACGAGCACGAAGTTGAGAGAATCGCGAAGGTTGCCTTTGAGGTTGCCCGCAAGAGGAATAAGAAGGTAACGAGCGTAGATAAGGCGAACGTTTTGGAGGCTACCGTTCTGTGGCGGGAGGTTGTTGAGAGGGTTCACGAGAACTACCCCGACGTTGAGCTTCAACACATGTACGTAGACAACGCCGCAATGCAGATTATCAGGTGGCCCAAGCAGTTCGACGTAATAGTAACCACCAACATGTTCGGCGACATCCTCTCCGATGCCTGTGCAATGCTTACTGGCTCTTTGGGAATGCTCCCCTCTGCCTCTATCGGCGGCAAGATAGGGCTTTACGAGCCGATTCACGGCTCCGCCCCGGATATTGCCGGTCAGAATATCGCCAACCCGATAGCCACCATAAACTCTGCCGGTATGATGTTCACCTACTCCTTTGATATGCCGGAAGTTGAGGAGGCGATAGATAAAGCGGTTAGAGCAGTTCTGGCAAAAGGTTACAGGACGAGGGATATCTACTCCGAGGGAACGAAGCTCGTTTCCACCGAGGAGATGGGAGACCTTATAGCAGAAGAACTTAAGAACCTTTAAAGGGGTGAGCTATGAAAGGTTACACCGTTGCCGTTGTAGGTGCCACGGGAGCAGTCGGGCAGGAGATGCTGAAGATACTCGAGGAGAGGGACTTTCCCGTTGCAAAGCTGAAAGCCCTTGCCTCTGCCCGCTCTGCCGGCAAAAAGGTGAAGTTTAAGGGAGAAGAGGTTACCGTTGAGGAGCTTCGCCCCGAAAGCTTTGAAGGCGTAGATATCGCCCTCTTCTCCGCCGGCGGCGACAGGAGCAGGCAGTTTGCCCCCGAGGCGGTAAAGCGGGGAGCAGTGGTTATAGACAACAGCTCCGCCTTCAGGATGGAGCCCGACGTTCCCCTGGTTGTTCCCGAAGTTAACCCCGAAGACGTTGAGTGGCATAAGGGGATAATTGCCAACCCCAACTGCTCCACCATACAGATGGTTGTTGTCTTAAAGCCCCTTCACGACCTTGCAAAAATAAAACGGGTTGTTGTTGCAACCTACCAGGCTGTTTCCGGGGCCGGCGCTCAGGCTATAGAGGAGCTTAAGGAACAAACGAAGGCCGTTCTTGAGGGAAGGCCCGTTCCTCCGGCCAACAAGATACCCCGCCAGATAGCCTTCAACTGCGTTCCCCACATAGACAAGTTCTTCGACGACGGCTACACCCGGGAAGAGCACAAGATGATTAACGAGACCAAAAAAATTATGCACGACGACTCCATAAAGGTTTCCCCCACCTGCGTTAGGGTTCCGGTTTTCGTGGGTCACTCAGAGGTTGTGAACATCGAGTTTGAGAAGCCCATAACAGTTGAGCAGGCGAGGGAGGCCCTCGAGAGAGCTCCCGGCGTTGAGGTGGTTGACGACTTTAAAAACCACATTTACCCCACCCCCATAGACGTTGCGGGCAAGGACCCTGTGCTTGTGGGCAGAATCAGGCGAGATGATACAATAGAAAACGGCCTCAACCTGTGGATTGTCGGCGATAACCTTAGGAAAGGCGCGGCCCTCAACGCCGTTCAGATTGCGGAACTCCTCGTTGAAAAGGGGCTCGTTTAAGGGGGAACTTCGATGGAAGAGCTTTTAAAGCAACTTTTAAGTGAAAACCCTGAGCTTCAAGCCCTCCTCGTTGTAGACGAGGAGGGTATAGTTGTTTACAAGGAGAGCCGGGAAGGGCTGCCGTTCGACCCGGAGGAAGCGGCCGTAGAGCTCATCACGCCCAGCACCAGAATAGACGAGTTCCTTCACGACTCCCTGGAAGAGGAAAAGGGGCTCGAGGAGTTTATAGTCTTCTCGAGGCGTTACCTCTTCCTCGTTTATAAACTGGTGAACGAGACCTTCCTCGTTGCCGTCTCCTCCAGAACGCCCCTTTACGGCCGCCTGAGGTTCAGGCTCAGGTCTAAATTAAAAGAGGTGATAAAACAGCTGTAGCAGGAGGGGAGAGATGGCGAAGCTCTGGTACCTGGGCCACTCCACTTTCTACCTGGAAGGTGAAGGCGTTAAGGCCCTTATAGACCCGTTTTTAAGCGGGAACCCGTGGAAGATAGCATCTCCGGAGGACTTTACAGACCTCAACTACATCTTCGTAACTCACGGCCACGGCGACCACTTGGGAGACGCCGTAGAGATTGCAAAAAGAACAGGCGCCACCGTTGTCAGCATCTTCGAGGTGTGCCAGTACTGCAACCTCAAAGGGGTTAACAACATTCACGCAATGCACATAGGGGGCTCTTACAACTTCCCCTTCGGGAGGGTGAAGCTCGTTCCCGCCGCCCACGGCTCCTCGGTTATAGAGAACGACCAGGTTATTACCCTCGGAACTCCCTGCGGAATCCTTATAGAGGTAGAGGGTAAAACCGTTTACCACGCCGGAGACACCGGCC is a window of Thermovibrio ammonificans HB-1 DNA encoding:
- a CDS encoding metal-dependent hydrolase, whose product is MAKLWYLGHSTFYLEGEGVKALIDPFLSGNPWKIASPEDFTDLNYIFVTHGHGDHLGDAVEIAKRTGATVVSIFEVCQYCNLKGVNNIHAMHIGGSYNFPFGRVKLVPAAHGSSVIENDQVITLGTPCGILIEVEGKTVYHAGDTGLIADMELLGRYEDIHIALLPIGGNFTMDVRDAAIAAEMVKPKLAVPMHFKTWPIIEAEPEEFKALAEARGVPVEVLQPGDTLEF
- a CDS encoding aspartate-semialdehyde dehydrogenase, which translates into the protein MKGYTVAVVGATGAVGQEMLKILEERDFPVAKLKALASARSAGKKVKFKGEEVTVEELRPESFEGVDIALFSAGGDRSRQFAPEAVKRGAVVIDNSSAFRMEPDVPLVVPEVNPEDVEWHKGIIANPNCSTIQMVVVLKPLHDLAKIKRVVVATYQAVSGAGAQAIEELKEQTKAVLEGRPVPPANKIPRQIAFNCVPHIDKFFDDGYTREEHKMINETKKIMHDDSIKVSPTCVRVPVFVGHSEVVNIEFEKPITVEQAREALERAPGVEVVDDFKNHIYPTPIDVAGKDPVLVGRIRRDDTIENGLNLWIVGDNLRKGAALNAVQIAELLVEKGLV
- the leuB gene encoding 3-isopropylmalate dehydrogenase; this encodes MRKFKIAVLPGDGIGPEIVKQAVKVMEAAAEKFGFGLELNYGLIGGAAIDETGVPFPEETKELILSSDAVLLGAVGGPKWDNLPFEIRPERALLGMRKLLNAFANLRPARLYDELIDASTLKPEVVRGVDIMVIRELTSGIYFGIPKGIFVDGDERVGINTLRYYEHEVERIAKVAFEVARKRNKKVTSVDKANVLEATVLWREVVERVHENYPDVELQHMYVDNAAMQIIRWPKQFDVIVTTNMFGDILSDACAMLTGSLGMLPSASIGGKIGLYEPIHGSAPDIAGQNIANPIATINSAGMMFTYSFDMPEVEEAIDKAVRAVLAKGYRTRDIYSEGTKLVSTEEMGDLIAEELKNL